A region of Streptomyces deccanensis DNA encodes the following proteins:
- the prfA gene encoding peptide chain release factor 1: MFEAVEELVGEHADLEKKLADPSVHADQANARKLNKRYAELTPIVGTYRSWKQTGDDIDTAREFAADDPDFAAEVKELEKQREELTEKLRLLLVPRDPSDDKDVILEIKAGAGGDESALFAGDLLRMYLRYAERVGWKTEIIDSTESELGGYKDVQVAVKTKGGQGATEPGQGVWARLKYEGGVHRVQRVPATESQGRIHTSAAGVLVTPEAEEVDVEINMNDLRIDVYRSSGPGGQSVNTTDSAVRITHIPTGVVASCQNEKSQLQNKEQAMRILRSRLLAAAQEEAEKEAADARRSQVRTVDRSEKIRTYNFPENRISDHRVGFKAYNLDQVLDGELDAVIQACVDADSAAKLAAA; encoded by the coding sequence ATGTTCGAGGCGGTCGAGGAACTGGTCGGGGAACACGCCGACCTGGAGAAGAAGCTCGCCGACCCGTCGGTCCACGCGGACCAGGCCAACGCGCGCAAGCTGAACAAGCGCTACGCGGAGCTGACCCCGATCGTCGGCACGTACCGCTCCTGGAAGCAGACCGGCGACGACATCGACACGGCCCGCGAATTCGCCGCCGACGACCCGGACTTCGCCGCCGAGGTCAAGGAGCTGGAGAAGCAGCGCGAGGAGCTGACCGAGAAGCTGCGGCTGCTGCTCGTGCCCCGGGACCCCTCCGACGACAAGGACGTCATCCTGGAGATCAAGGCCGGCGCGGGCGGCGACGAGTCCGCCCTCTTCGCCGGCGACCTGCTCCGGATGTACCTCAGGTACGCCGAGCGCGTCGGCTGGAAGACCGAGATCATCGACTCCACCGAGTCCGAGCTCGGCGGCTACAAGGACGTCCAGGTCGCCGTGAAGACCAAGGGCGGCCAGGGCGCCACCGAGCCCGGCCAGGGCGTCTGGGCCCGGCTGAAGTACGAGGGCGGGGTGCACCGCGTCCAGCGCGTGCCGGCCACCGAGTCGCAGGGCCGTATCCACACCTCCGCCGCCGGTGTGCTGGTCACGCCCGAGGCCGAGGAGGTCGACGTCGAGATCAACATGAACGACCTGCGGATCGACGTCTACCGCTCCTCCGGACCCGGCGGCCAGTCCGTCAACACCACCGACTCCGCCGTGCGCATCACGCACATTCCCACCGGAGTCGTCGCCTCCTGCCAGAACGAGAAGAGCCAGCTGCAGAACAAGGAGCAGGCGATGCGTATCCTGCGCTCCAGGCTGCTCGCCGCGGCACAGGAGGAGGCGGAGAAGGAAGCCGCCGACGCCCGCCGCAGCCAGGTCCGTACCGTCGACCGCTCCGAGAAGATCCGAACGTACAACTTCCCGGAGAACCGCATCTCGGACCACCGCGTCGGCTTCAAGGCCTACAACCTGGACCAGGTCCTGGACGGAGAACTCGACGCGGTGATCCAGGCCTGCGTCGACGCGGACTCGGCCGCGAAGCTGGCAGCCGCGTAA
- a CDS encoding trypsin-like serine protease gives MARPLSGAVAAAITGALLVSSASAASGADSSTADAVDVRIAKAMAADDTVGRTPEPGPSASAGSDASGRSETPNREAQIIGGSETTIASAPYMAQLWYYDTVQDFGFFCGGSVVSPTKILTAAHCVDKNYYDWAKYGEVVTGTDQLRTAVYNDDGSLSHMDYHGGTVTKLSRQWNHTSYNEAKIDNDIAVLTLREPVKASPIKMTTSTDTASYTAGTSARAYGWGRTSSKTQDISQTLKTATLPIVSDTTCANTWSPYFVKGHMVCAGKPSGGTDATTTATCNGDSGGPLVVGGKVVGVVSWGVEDCVWPDAYPVFAKVSTYVGATQPRVDDAAITRDGKADVFLRNKETGTGYVRASTGSALGDRKALTAEGSWKGYNLLQQTDLNRDGYQDFVLRRSSDGDVFWRRYVPSSSSWTTTQIFDNWATRTRIITPGDVTGDALPDLLSVDSAGALWIYPGKGNGTFSTRVKVGTGWNTYNAVLGHGDFTGDGKADLIARTKTGSDVYLYKGTGKSGTGAFATRIKVRSDWSAYNTLITPGDVSGDGKADLLARTPAGTLYLYKGTGKATSEIFSTRVSVGTSYAQYDLLG, from the coding sequence GTGGCTAGACCCTTGTCCGGAGCCGTTGCTGCGGCGATAACCGGGGCGCTGCTGGTGTCGTCCGCGAGTGCGGCCAGCGGCGCCGACTCGTCCACGGCGGACGCGGTGGATGTACGGATCGCGAAGGCCATGGCGGCGGACGACACCGTCGGCAGGACGCCGGAGCCGGGGCCGTCGGCGAGTGCCGGTTCGGACGCGAGCGGGAGATCGGAGACACCGAACCGGGAGGCTCAGATCATCGGCGGTTCCGAGACCACGATCGCCTCGGCGCCGTACATGGCCCAGCTCTGGTACTACGACACCGTCCAGGACTTCGGCTTCTTCTGCGGAGGTTCGGTCGTCTCACCGACGAAGATCCTCACCGCGGCGCACTGCGTCGACAAGAACTACTACGACTGGGCCAAGTACGGCGAGGTCGTCACGGGCACCGATCAACTGCGCACAGCCGTCTACAACGATGACGGCAGCCTGAGCCACATGGACTACCACGGCGGCACGGTCACCAAGCTGTCGCGCCAGTGGAACCACACCTCGTACAACGAGGCCAAGATCGACAATGACATCGCGGTACTCACACTGAGGGAGCCCGTCAAGGCCTCGCCGATCAAGATGACGACGTCGACCGACACGGCCTCGTACACGGCGGGCACCAGCGCGAGGGCCTATGGCTGGGGCCGCACCAGCTCCAAGACCCAGGACATCTCGCAGACGCTGAAGACGGCCACGCTGCCGATCGTCAGCGACACGACCTGCGCGAACACCTGGAGCCCCTACTTCGTCAAGGGGCACATGGTCTGCGCCGGCAAGCCGTCCGGCGGCACCGACGCCACGACCACCGCCACCTGCAACGGTGACTCCGGTGGCCCGCTCGTCGTGGGCGGCAAGGTCGTCGGCGTCGTCTCATGGGGCGTCGAGGACTGCGTGTGGCCTGACGCCTACCCGGTCTTCGCCAAGGTCAGCACCTACGTCGGCGCGACCCAGCCGCGGGTCGACGACGCCGCCATCACCCGGGACGGCAAGGCCGACGTCTTCCTGCGCAACAAGGAGACCGGCACGGGTTACGTCCGCGCCTCCACGGGCTCCGCGCTCGGCGACCGCAAGGCCCTGACCGCCGAGGGCAGCTGGAAGGGCTACAACCTGCTCCAGCAGACCGACCTGAACCGGGACGGCTACCAGGACTTCGTCCTGCGCCGCTCCTCCGACGGTGACGTCTTCTGGCGGCGGTACGTGCCCTCGTCCAGCAGCTGGACGACCACGCAGATCTTCGACAACTGGGCCACCCGCACCCGGATCATCACTCCCGGCGACGTCACCGGCGACGCCCTGCCCGACCTGCTCTCGGTCGACTCGGCGGGCGCCCTGTGGATCTACCCGGGCAAGGGCAACGGGACGTTCTCGACCCGCGTCAAGGTCGGCACGGGCTGGAACACGTACAACGCGGTCCTCGGTCACGGCGACTTCACCGGCGACGGCAAGGCCGACCTGATCGCGCGCACCAAGACCGGCTCGGACGTGTACCTCTACAAGGGCACCGGCAAGTCGGGCACGGGCGCGTTCGCCACCCGGATCAAGGTCCGCTCGGACTGGAGCGCCTACAACACGCTCATCACTCCCGGTGACGTGAGCGGCGACGGCAAGGCGGACCTGCTGGCCCGTACGCCGGCCGGCACGCTGTACCTCTACAAGGGCACCGGCAAGGCCACGAGCGAGATCTTCAGCACACGGGTCTCGGTCGGGACCAGCTACGCCCAGTACGACCTGCTCGGCTGA
- the prmC gene encoding peptide chain release factor N(5)-glutamine methyltransferase: MNLLLAEVAQATQRLADAGVPSPRNDAEELAAFVHGVKRGELHTVKDSDFDARYWEVIARREQREPLQHITGRAYFRYLELQVGPGVFVPRPETESVVGWAIDAVRAMDVVEPLIVDLCTGSGAIALALAQEVPRSRVHAVELSEDALTWTRKNMAGSRVDLRQGNALDAFRDLDGQVDLVVSNPPYIPLTEWEYVAPEARDYDPQLALFSGEDGLDLIRGLERTAHRLLRPGGVVVIEHADTQGGQVPWIFTEERGWADAADHPDLNNRPRFATARKALP, encoded by the coding sequence GTGAACCTGCTGCTCGCGGAAGTGGCCCAGGCCACCCAGCGCCTGGCCGACGCCGGCGTGCCCTCGCCGCGCAACGACGCGGAGGAGCTCGCCGCGTTCGTGCACGGCGTCAAGCGGGGCGAGCTGCACACCGTCAAGGACTCCGACTTCGACGCCCGATACTGGGAGGTCATCGCCCGGCGCGAGCAGCGTGAGCCGCTGCAGCACATCACCGGGCGGGCCTACTTCCGCTACCTCGAACTTCAGGTCGGCCCCGGGGTGTTCGTGCCCCGGCCCGAGACCGAGTCCGTCGTCGGGTGGGCCATAGACGCCGTCCGCGCGATGGACGTCGTCGAGCCGCTCATCGTCGACCTGTGCACCGGCTCCGGAGCCATCGCCCTCGCCCTCGCCCAGGAGGTGCCGCGTTCGCGCGTGCACGCCGTGGAGCTGTCCGAGGACGCCCTGACATGGACCCGCAAGAACATGGCGGGCTCCCGCGTCGACCTGCGCCAGGGCAACGCCCTGGACGCCTTCCGCGACCTCGACGGCCAGGTCGACCTGGTCGTCTCCAACCCGCCGTACATCCCGCTCACCGAGTGGGAGTACGTGGCGCCCGAGGCCCGCGACTACGATCCCCAACTCGCCCTGTTCTCAGGGGAGGACGGCCTGGATCTGATCCGCGGCCTGGAACGCACCGCACACCGGCTCCTGCGCCCGGGGGGTGTCGTCGTCATCGAGCACGCCGACACCCAGGGCGGCCAGGTGCCCTGGATCTTCACCGAGGAACGGGGCTGGGCCGACGCGGCCGACCACCCGGACCTCAACAACCGGCCGCGGTTCGCGACCGCCCGCAAGGCGCTGCCCTGA
- the glyA gene encoding serine hydroxymethyltransferase: protein MSVTPVLEADVLRRQDPELADILLGEFDRQATTLQLVAAENFTSPAVLAALGSPLANKYAEGYPGARYHGGCEMVDVAERLAVERAKALFGAEHANVQSHSGSSAVLAAYAALLRPGDTVLAMGLHFGGHLTHGSPANFSGRWFDFVGYGVEAESGLIDREQVRTLARTHRPKAIVCGSISYPRHIDYAFFREVADEVGAYLIADAAHPIGLVAGGAAPNPVPYADIVCATTHKVLRGPRGGMLLCGSELAERVDRAVFPFTQGGAQMHTIAAKAVAFGEAATPAFTAYAHQVVANARVLARGLAEEGLVVVTGGTDTHLLTVDPAPLGVDGRTARGRLAAAGVVLDCCALPHSDARGLRLGTAALTTQGMGEAEMARLAVLFAGALRDGGDGKRTREEVRDLAGRFPPYPR, encoded by the coding sequence ATGTCGGTCACCCCTGTTCTAGAGGCCGATGTCCTGCGGCGGCAGGACCCTGAGCTGGCCGACATCCTGCTCGGTGAGTTCGATCGGCAGGCGACGACGCTGCAGCTCGTCGCCGCCGAGAACTTCACCTCGCCCGCCGTGCTGGCCGCGCTGGGGTCGCCGCTCGCCAACAAGTACGCGGAGGGCTACCCCGGCGCCCGGTACCACGGCGGCTGCGAGATGGTGGACGTCGCCGAGCGGCTCGCCGTGGAGCGGGCCAAGGCGCTCTTCGGGGCCGAACACGCCAACGTGCAGTCGCACTCCGGCTCTTCGGCCGTGCTGGCCGCGTACGCCGCCCTGCTGCGCCCCGGCGACACCGTCCTCGCCATGGGCCTGCACTTCGGAGGGCACCTCACGCACGGCTCACCCGCCAACTTCTCCGGCCGCTGGTTCGACTTCGTCGGATACGGGGTCGAGGCCGAGTCGGGGCTGATCGACCGCGAGCAGGTGCGCACCCTGGCCCGTACGCACCGCCCCAAGGCCATCGTGTGCGGGTCGATCTCCTATCCCCGCCACATCGACTACGCCTTCTTCCGCGAGGTCGCCGACGAGGTGGGCGCCTATCTCATCGCCGACGCGGCCCATCCGATCGGGCTGGTCGCCGGGGGAGCGGCGCCCAATCCGGTGCCGTACGCCGACATCGTGTGCGCCACCACGCACAAGGTGCTGCGGGGGCCGCGCGGCGGGATGCTGCTGTGCGGGAGCGAGCTGGCCGAGCGGGTGGACCGGGCGGTGTTCCCGTTCACCCAGGGCGGCGCGCAGATGCACACCATCGCCGCGAAGGCCGTCGCGTTCGGGGAGGCGGCAACCCCGGCGTTCACCGCGTACGCCCATCAGGTGGTCGCGAACGCCCGCGTCCTGGCCCGGGGGCTGGCCGAGGAGGGGCTGGTGGTCGTCACCGGCGGCACCGACACCCACCTGCTGACCGTCGATCCCGCGCCACTGGGCGTCGACGGCCGTACGGCCAGGGGGCGGCTCGCGGCGGCCGGGGTGGTCCTGGACTGCTGCGCGCTCCCGCACTCGGACGCCCGTGGCCTGCGGCTCGGCACGGCCGCGCTCACCACCCAGGGCATGGGCGAGGCGGAGATGGCGCGGCTCGCGGTGCTGTTCGCGGGGGCCCTCAGGGACGGCGGCGACGGCAAGCGGACGCGTGAAGAAGTACGGGACCTGGCCGGAAGATTTCCGCCGTATCCGCGCTGA
- the rho gene encoding transcription termination factor Rho, whose translation MSDTTDLMGARVEDTAAAPATDAAPASGAGSRRRRGTGLEGMVLAELQQVASGLGIRGTARMRKSQLIEVIKEAQAGGGAPAKAEAAAETKPKRRATSKARTGDDAAPAEKATAEKATAKKAAAPAEKAEKAVAQQQIEIPGQPAGGDEAPTERRRRRATADAGSPETVAAEAKSEPQAETPAAQAETRADAGDQGGEGRQGRRERGRDRGERGDRGERGDRGRRGKGDEQQGGGGQPQRDRGQQGQQQGGGRQDRQRDNGPQDDDDFDGGRRGRRGRYRDRRGRRGRDEIGAPEPQLADDDVLIPVAGILDILDNYAFIRTSGYLPGPNDVYVSLAQVRKNGLRKGDHVTGAVRQPKDGERREKFNALVRLDSTNGMAPEHGRGRPEFNKLTPLYPQDRLRLETDPGVLTTRIIDLVAPIGKGQRGLIVAPPKTGKTMIMQAIANAITHNNPECHLMVVLVDERPEEVTDMQRSVKGEVISSTFDRPAEDHTTVAELAIERAKRLVELGHDVVVLLDSITRLGRAYNLAAPASGRILSGGVDSTALYPPKRFFGAARNIEDGGSLTILATALVDTGSRMDEVIFEEFKGTGNAELKLDRKLADKRIFPAVDVDASGTRKEEILLGSDELAITWKLRRVLHALDSQQAIELLLDKMKQTKSNGEFLLQIQKTTPMPGNGD comes from the coding sequence GTGAGCGACACCACCGATCTGATGGGCGCACGTGTCGAGGACACCGCTGCCGCGCCCGCCACGGACGCCGCGCCTGCCAGCGGTGCCGGCTCCCGGCGGCGCCGTGGCACCGGCCTCGAGGGCATGGTGCTGGCCGAGCTGCAGCAGGTCGCATCCGGCCTCGGCATCAGGGGCACCGCGCGGATGCGCAAGAGCCAGCTGATCGAGGTCATCAAGGAGGCGCAGGCGGGAGGGGGTGCCCCGGCGAAGGCCGAGGCCGCCGCCGAGACCAAGCCGAAGCGCCGCGCCACCTCGAAGGCGCGCACGGGCGACGACGCCGCCCCGGCCGAGAAGGCCACCGCCGAGAAGGCCACCGCCAAGAAGGCCGCGGCGCCCGCCGAGAAGGCCGAGAAGGCCGTGGCCCAGCAGCAGATCGAGATCCCCGGCCAGCCGGCCGGTGGCGACGAGGCGCCCACCGAGCGCCGTCGGCGCCGGGCCACCGCAGACGCGGGCAGCCCCGAGACGGTCGCCGCCGAGGCCAAGAGCGAGCCGCAGGCCGAGACCCCGGCCGCGCAGGCCGAGACCAGGGCCGACGCCGGTGACCAGGGCGGCGAGGGCCGTCAGGGCCGCCGTGAGCGCGGCCGTGACCGGGGCGAGCGTGGGGACCGCGGTGAGCGCGGCGACCGCGGCCGCCGCGGCAAGGGCGACGAGCAGCAGGGCGGCGGCGGCCAGCCGCAGCGCGACCGCGGCCAGCAGGGCCAGCAGCAGGGCGGCGGTCGCCAGGACCGTCAGCGTGACAACGGCCCGCAGGACGACGACGACTTCGACGGCGGACGCCGTGGCCGTCGCGGCCGCTACCGCGACCGTCGTGGCCGTCGCGGCCGTGACGAGATCGGCGCCCCCGAGCCGCAGCTCGCCGACGACGACGTCCTGATCCCCGTCGCGGGCATCCTGGACATCCTCGACAACTACGCGTTCATCCGTACCTCGGGCTACCTGCCCGGTCCGAACGACGTGTACGTGTCGCTCGCCCAGGTCCGCAAGAACGGCCTGCGCAAGGGCGACCACGTCACCGGTGCCGTGCGTCAGCCCAAGGACGGCGAGCGCCGCGAGAAGTTCAACGCGCTCGTCCGCCTCGACTCCACCAACGGCATGGCGCCCGAACACGGCCGTGGCCGCCCGGAGTTCAACAAGCTGACGCCGCTGTACCCGCAGGACCGGCTCCGTCTGGAGACCGACCCGGGCGTGCTCACCACCCGCATCATCGACCTCGTCGCGCCGATCGGTAAGGGCCAGCGCGGTCTGATCGTGGCCCCGCCGAAGACCGGCAAGACCATGATCATGCAGGCGATCGCCAACGCGATCACGCACAACAACCCCGAGTGCCACCTGATGGTCGTCCTCGTAGACGAGCGTCCGGAAGAGGTCACCGACATGCAGCGGTCGGTGAAGGGCGAGGTCATCTCCTCGACCTTCGACCGCCCGGCCGAGGACCACACGACGGTCGCCGAGCTCGCCATCGAGCGTGCCAAGCGCCTCGTCGAGCTGGGCCACGACGTGGTCGTCCTGCTGGACTCCATCACGCGTCTGGGCCGTGCCTACAACCTGGCGGCGCCGGCCTCCGGCCGCATCCTGTCCGGTGGTGTCGACTCGACCGCCCTGTACCCGCCGAAGCGCTTCTTCGGTGCGGCCCGCAACATCGAGGACGGCGGCTCGCTGACCATCCTCGCCACCGCCCTGGTGGACACCGGGTCCCGCATGGACGAGGTGATCTTCGAGGAGTTCAAGGGCACGGGCAACGCCGAGCTGAAGCTCGACCGGAAGCTCGCCGACAAGCGCATCTTCCCGGCGGTGGACGTGGACGCGTCCGGTACCCGTAAGGAAGAGATCCTGCTCGGCAGCGACGAGCTCGCCATCACCTGGAAGCTGCGCCGGGTGCTGCACGCGCTCGACTCCCAGCAGGCGATCGAACTGCTCCTCGACAAGATGAAGCAGACGAAGTCGAACGGCGAGTTCCTGCTGCAGATCCAGAAGACGACGCCGATGCCCGGTAACGGCGACTAG
- a CDS encoding L-threonylcarbamoyladenylate synthase has protein sequence MARRYDTNDATDRATGLREAASAIRRGELVVLPTDTVYGIGADAFTSEAVADLLEAKGRGRNMPTPVLIGSPNTLHGLVTDFSEMAWELVDAFWPGALTLVAKHQPSLQWDLGDTRGTVAVRMPLHPVAIELLTEVGPMAVSSANLTGHPAPENCDAAEAMLGDSVSVYLDGGPTPGNEPSSIVDVTGKVPVLLRAGALSAEELRKVVPDLEVAN, from the coding sequence ATGGCACGGCGATACGACACCAACGACGCGACCGACCGCGCCACCGGTCTGCGCGAGGCCGCGTCCGCCATTCGCCGGGGCGAGCTCGTGGTGCTGCCGACGGACACCGTGTACGGCATCGGCGCGGACGCGTTCACGTCGGAGGCCGTGGCCGACCTGCTGGAGGCCAAGGGTCGGGGCCGCAACATGCCCACGCCCGTGCTCATCGGCTCCCCGAACACCCTGCACGGCCTGGTCACGGACTTCTCCGAGATGGCCTGGGAGCTCGTCGACGCGTTCTGGCCGGGCGCGCTCACGCTCGTCGCCAAGCACCAGCCGTCGCTGCAGTGGGACCTCGGCGACACCCGGGGCACCGTCGCCGTGCGCATGCCGCTGCACCCGGTCGCCATCGAGCTGCTCACCGAGGTCGGCCCCATGGCGGTCTCCTCGGCCAACCTGACCGGGCACCCGGCGCCGGAGAACTGCGACGCCGCCGAGGCGATGCTCGGCGACTCCGTCTCCGTCTACCTCGACGGCGGCCCCACCCCCGGCAACGAGCCGTCCTCCATCGTCGACGTCACGGGCAAGGTGCCGGTGCTGCTGCGCGCCGGGGCCCTGTCGGCAGAGGAACTCCGCAAGGTCGTACCCGACCTTGAGGTGGCGAATTGA
- the rpmE gene encoding 50S ribosomal protein L31, with the protein MKRDIHPEYVETQVSCTCGASFTTRSTIESGTIRAEVCSECHPFYTGKQKILDTGGRVARFEARFGKAAAAKK; encoded by the coding sequence TTGAAGCGCGACATCCACCCCGAGTACGTCGAGACGCAGGTCAGCTGCACCTGTGGCGCGTCGTTCACCACCCGCAGCACGATCGAGAGCGGCACCATCCGTGCCGAGGTCTGCTCCGAGTGCCACCCGTTCTACACGGGCAAGCAGAAGATCCTCGACACCGGTGGCCGTGTGGCCCGCTTCGAGGCCCGCTTCGGCAAGGCTGCCGCTGCCAAGAAGTAG
- a CDS encoding low molecular weight phosphatase family protein, translating into MTAPDAGRGIWDGEETRTFTGLPRDTFRILHVSTGNVCRSPITERLTRHALADRLGDPLWGGLIVESAGTWGHEGAPMEANAEAVLADFGADASGFTGRELLDEHVIRADLVLTATRDHRAQVISMGHSAGLRTFTLKEFTRLVRAIDPTTLPPLEEGMVVRARALVRAAAALRGWLLAPTAEADEVYDPYGAPLPFFRSVGDEIHQALDPVVTALTGVPARA; encoded by the coding sequence TTGACGGCCCCTGACGCGGGGCGTGGCATATGGGACGGGGAAGAGACGCGGACCTTCACGGGACTGCCGCGGGACACCTTCCGCATCCTCCACGTCAGCACCGGCAACGTGTGCCGCTCGCCGATCACCGAGCGGCTGACCCGGCACGCCCTGGCGGACCGGCTCGGGGACCCGCTGTGGGGCGGGCTGATCGTCGAGAGCGCGGGGACGTGGGGGCACGAGGGGGCGCCGATGGAGGCGAACGCGGAGGCGGTCCTCGCGGACTTCGGCGCGGACGCCTCCGGCTTCACCGGGCGTGAGCTGCTGGACGAGCACGTCATCAGGGCCGACCTGGTGCTGACGGCCACGCGTGACCACCGGGCGCAGGTCATCTCCATGGGGCACTCCGCGGGGCTGCGCACCTTCACGCTGAAGGAGTTCACCCGGCTCGTCCGCGCGATCGACCCCACCACGCTGCCTCCTCTGGAGGAGGGCATGGTCGTCCGCGCGAGAGCCCTGGTCCGCGCCGCCGCGGCTCTACGCGGGTGGCTCCTGGCCCCGACCGCCGAGGCCGACGAGGTCTACGACCCGTACGGCGCCCCGCTGCCCTTCTTCCGGTCGGTGGGCGACGAGATACACCAGGCGCTCGATCCGGTGGTGACGGCGCTGACCGGGGTGCCCGCGAGGGCCTGA
- a CDS encoding LCP family protein, with amino-acid sequence MSAESTPDAGIPGKTGTTGTTGTTGPRHRGAKGRRRKPRDGHSRAALAVVWTAAGVLVLGGTGIGYLYFKLNGNLKSVDINQALGTDRPLDVDNGSQDILVLGSDTRAGSNKKLGGGVDDGSARSDTAMVVHVYEGHKRASVVSIPRDTLVERPECTDAKGETHRAASYAMFNSAYSTGGAACAVKTVESMTGIRMDHYIEVDFAGFEKLINVLGGVPITTTKDIKDPDSHLDLKAGEHTLTGKQALGLVRTRHGVGDGSDLGRIQLQQAFIKALIEQVESVGIFSNPKKIYDLAESATDAVTTDSELKTVKDLASFANGLKGIGSKNMTMVTMPVQYDSADPNRVLVDEAKSKRVWAALKADKPIPKSATKGTATGAAGGVVTAGT; translated from the coding sequence ATGTCCGCCGAGAGCACGCCGGACGCCGGCATACCGGGGAAGACCGGCACCACGGGCACCACCGGCACCACCGGCCCGCGTCACCGCGGCGCCAAGGGCCGCCGCCGCAAGCCCCGCGACGGGCACAGCAGAGCGGCGCTCGCCGTCGTGTGGACCGCCGCGGGTGTCCTGGTGCTCGGCGGCACCGGGATCGGCTACCTGTACTTCAAGCTCAACGGCAACCTCAAGAGCGTCGACATCAACCAGGCCCTCGGCACCGACCGGCCCCTCGACGTCGACAACGGCTCCCAGGACATCCTGGTCCTCGGCTCCGACACCCGCGCGGGCAGCAACAAGAAGCTCGGCGGCGGTGTCGACGACGGCAGCGCCCGCTCCGACACGGCGATGGTCGTGCACGTCTACGAGGGCCACAAGCGGGCCAGCGTGGTCTCCATACCCCGGGACACCCTCGTCGAGCGGCCCGAGTGCACCGACGCGAAGGGCGAGACGCACCGGGCGGCCTCGTACGCGATGTTCAACTCGGCGTACTCCACGGGGGGTGCCGCGTGTGCGGTGAAGACCGTCGAGTCCATGACCGGGATCCGGATGGACCACTACATCGAGGTCGACTTCGCGGGCTTCGAGAAGCTGATCAACGTCCTCGGTGGGGTGCCCATCACCACCACGAAGGACATCAAGGACCCCGACAGCCATCTGGACCTGAAGGCCGGGGAGCACACGCTCACGGGCAAGCAGGCGCTCGGGCTGGTCCGGACGCGGCACGGGGTGGGGGACGGGTCCGATCTCGGGCGCATCCAGCTCCAGCAGGCGTTCATCAAGGCGCTGATCGAGCAGGTCGAGTCGGTCGGGATCTTCAGCAACCCCAAGAAGATCTACGACCTCGCCGAGTCCGCGACCGACGCCGTCACCACGGACTCCGAGCTGAAGACGGTCAAGGACCTCGCGTCCTTCGCGAACGGACTCAAGGGCATCGGCTCCAAGAACATGACCATGGTCACGATGCCGGTGCAGTACGACTCCGCCGACCCGAACCGGGTGCTGGTGGACGAGGCGAAGTCGAAGCGGGTGTGGGCGGCGCTGAAGGCCGACAAGCCGATCCCGAAGTCGGCGACGAAGGGGACGGCGACGGGGGCCGCAGGGGGCGTTGTGACCGCCGGCACCTGA